The DNA sequence AGAAAAAGTGGCTGACGGCACACATGATGCATATATCGATAAGCTGGCGGATTTTTTATTGTCTTTGGGAAAGCGCCCTGTTTTTCTACGAATAGCTTATGAATTTGATGGAGACCCATGGAACCATTATGATAGGGAAACCACTATTGCGGCATATAAAAGAATCGTGGATAAGTTGCGTGACAAAGGGGTTGATAATACGGCCTATGTTTGGCAATCGACCGGGTTCATTTCAGGCCAAGAGCATTTAGAGGGCTGGTATCCTGGGGATGACTATGTGGATTGGTGCGGAGTGTCATTTTTTAATCGCTGGAAGGAAATAGAAATGTTTGAATTCGCCCGAAAAAAAGGAAAACCAGTTTTCATAGCGGAGGCAACCCCTACCATCTCAGATTATGGCGGTAAATTATACGGACTGACCAAGGAGACCCAAATGGGTAATCCGCAACAAGCCGAAGAGGCTTGGCAAAAATGGTTTTTGCCCTTCTTCAACGCTATTGAAGAGAATGCCGATGTGGTCAAGGCCGTACATTATATTAATTGTCATTGGGATTCACACCCCATGTGGGTTGACAATCCGACCTTTAAGGGAATCGATGCCCGCTTGCACCTAAGTGATTCCATAAGCAAAAGATGGATTGAACGCACTTCGAAGGCACCTTTTATCTTGTCTTCAGAAGATCTATATGATAGACTTTACAACAATAATTAGAACCTCTAAAAAATGGACTTCAAAAAGATTCATGATACATTTTGGGACCAAGGATACATCATCTTTGAGAAGTTTTTTGACGACACTTTGATGGATGGTTACAATGAAAAGATATTGAAACATTATGGGGTAAACCCCAATTGGGAACATACAGATGAGTTTATTTCAAAATCAGCAGTAGAGGTCATCCCATGGTTTCCCTATCGCGACGGTTCCGGCGGTTTTGACGGAATAGATAAAGACGAGGATTTTAACCAAATTACAGATGCAATACTTAAAAATGGGTGGAACAATCTTTATTGTATGATGATGTTTTCAAAAGCAGGGAGTAAAGGTCAGGCCTGGCACCAAGATTGTCCACCAGAAAATCCCATTAAGTATAATCTTAATCGTTTGGTATATACCCATGACATCACAGATGAAACCGGAGGTGAAATTGTAAT is a window from the Muricauda sp. SCSIO 65647 genome containing:
- a CDS encoding glycoside hydrolase family 26 protein — translated: MRKQVFILFGLVLLLSCMGKTHENISEADLQEKASRELAKFEPKKGVLLFVGQELEAVGGLDKYNDGYLDHFAKPAGWTTYSNISPGLMSFGRTQTGLDGLFETHDWGDSDYNATLQHNDKNYSNMAMAIGLGLVNHEEKVADGTHDAYIDKLADFLLSLGKRPVFLRIAYEFDGDPWNHYDRETTIAAYKRIVDKLRDKGVDNTAYVWQSTGFISGQEHLEGWYPGDDYVDWCGVSFFNRWKEIEMFEFARKKGKPVFIAEATPTISDYGGKLYGLTKETQMGNPQQAEEAWQKWFLPFFNAIEENADVVKAVHYINCHWDSHPMWVDNPTFKGIDARLHLSDSISKRWIERTSKAPFILSSEDLYDRLYNNN
- a CDS encoding phytanoyl-CoA dioxygenase family protein, which codes for MDFKKIHDTFWDQGYIIFEKFFDDTLMDGYNEKILKHYGVNPNWEHTDEFISKSAVEVIPWFPYRDGSGGFDGIDKDEDFNQITDAILKNGWNNLYCMMMFSKAGSKGQAWHQDCPPENPIKYNLNRLVYTHDITDETGGEIVIMPKAHKAGILPVGKPHEDIEGQLIFQPKKGTVVFLHGHCFHRVMPVKKDRISTNFRAVPIGTPEDITDICVYRNMRYRFSTSEVIEERQ